A single region of the Candidatus Zixiibacteriota bacterium genome encodes:
- a CDS encoding ferredoxin--NADP reductase, with protein MELNAVINQRIDIAEGAMVIRVVPDVTEVPDFRPGQFALLGLPPAAPKCDEATEEKEPPDPERMILRSYSISSPSITKDYVEFYVTLVPFGSLTPRLFALGTGDRLWMSPRPSGFFTLKNVPEEANIAMFATSTGIAPFMSMLRTEKLHRSKRRFALIHGARHSWELPFRSELQALKNQCENFIYIPIVSRPEEEPVRWKGATGHIQELWQSRSLERIWETNLTPANTHLFLCGNPGMVDEMLAIAQSEGYRQSTNRVPGEVHIERYW; from the coding sequence ATGGAACTTAACGCCGTAATAAATCAGAGAATAGATATCGCCGAGGGAGCGATGGTGATACGGGTGGTGCCGGATGTGACCGAAGTGCCTGATTTTCGTCCGGGTCAGTTTGCCCTGCTCGGTCTTCCCCCAGCCGCGCCGAAATGTGACGAGGCGACCGAAGAAAAAGAGCCGCCTGACCCGGAGCGGATGATTCTCCGGTCTTATTCGATATCATCCCCTTCGATTACCAAAGACTATGTGGAATTCTATGTCACCCTGGTGCCCTTCGGCTCTCTGACCCCGCGGTTATTCGCCCTCGGCACCGGCGACCGTCTCTGGATGTCCCCCCGGCCGTCCGGTTTTTTCACTCTGAAAAATGTGCCGGAAGAGGCGAATATCGCTATGTTCGCCACCAGCACCGGCATAGCCCCGTTTATGAGTATGTTGCGCACCGAAAAACTGCATCGAAGTAAGCGCCGTTTTGCCCTGATTCATGGCGCCCGCCATAGCTGGGAACTCCCCTTCCGCTCGGAACTGCAGGCGCTTAAAAATCAATGCGAAAATTTCATCTACATTCCCATAGTGAGCCGTCCCGAGGAAGAGCCGGTTCGCTGGAAAGGAGCGACCGGGCATATTCAGGAACTCTGGCAGAGCCGGTCGCTGGAGAGAATCTGGGAGACAAACCTGACTCCCGCCAATACCCATCTGTTTCTCTGCGGGAATCCCGGGATGGTTGATGAGATGCTGGCGATAGCGCAGTCGGAGGGGTATCGCCAGAGCACCAACCGTGTCCCCGGCGAAGTTCATATCGAGCGGTACTGGTGA
- a CDS encoding VIT1/CCC1 transporter family protein yields the protein MTLDSKVRAGVLRAQKDEITEYYLYLKLARRVTKEGDRKLLEKIAGEELAHYDFFKKFSNEEVPPSRWRIFFYYFIARLFGLNFGVRLMERSENLIQSFYGDLRHLSPEVEHIIREEQQHEERMLDLIDQEELAYTGSVVLGLNDALVELTGVLAGLTLALQDTRIVAVAGFITGIAASLSMAGSEYLSTKEEGGKSPLRASIYTGIAYIVAVLFLITPYFIFSNPFICLALAVSFALLIVFIFTFYISVAKNLSFKKRFMEMAAISLGVAILNFFIGLLVRKYLHIDV from the coding sequence ATGACTCTCGACAGTAAAGTCCGGGCCGGGGTACTGCGGGCGCAGAAGGACGAGATTACCGAGTATTATCTTTACCTGAAACTCGCCCGAAGAGTCACCAAAGAAGGCGACCGGAAACTTCTGGAGAAAATCGCCGGCGAAGAACTGGCGCATTACGATTTTTTCAAGAAATTCTCCAATGAAGAAGTGCCGCCGAGCCGCTGGCGGATTTTCTTCTACTATTTTATCGCCCGTCTTTTCGGGCTCAATTTCGGCGTCCGCCTGATGGAGCGCAGCGAAAACCTGATACAATCGTTTTACGGTGACCTGCGTCATTTGAGTCCCGAAGTGGAGCATATCATCCGCGAAGAGCAGCAGCATGAAGAGCGGATGCTCGATTTGATAGACCAGGAGGAACTGGCTTATACCGGCTCGGTGGTGCTGGGATTAAATGACGCCCTGGTGGAGTTGACCGGAGTGCTGGCCGGGCTGACACTGGCGCTTCAGGATACCCGGATTGTCGCGGTCGCCGGCTTCATCACCGGCATTGCGGCATCGCTGTCTATGGCCGGCTCGGAATATCTTTCCACCAAGGAAGAGGGGGGCAAGAGCCCGCTTCGAGCCAGCATCTATACCGGCATTGCCTATATCGTGGCGGTGTTATTCCTGATAACCCCCTACTTCATTTTTTCCAATCCCTTTATCTGCTTGGCCCTGGCGGTTTCCTTTGCCCTACTTATTGTTTTCATATTCACTTTTTATATCTCGGTGGCCAAGAATCTTTCCTTTAAGAAAAGATTTATGGAGATGGCCGCCATCAGCCTGGGCGTGGCAATTTTGAACTTTTTCATCGGTCTTCTGGTTAGAAAATATCTGCATATTGACGTTTAA
- a CDS encoding SDR family oxidoreductase — protein sequence MYPELRGKHALVTGAARGFGRAIALRLAREGVKVVVNYRRSMSDANKVVEEIKSEGGWAIPIRADIGKEESLDRMFEEIKQELGFLDILVANAAFGVPGNMLEATPHYWEVTLASSARSLLSMTQRMIPLMRDNWGRIVSISSDGGQKVIPGYGVVGPAKAALESITRGLAYELAGRGVLVNGVLAGLADTKSSRSIPGADKVLEHAKFHTPAGRIVEGEDIARVVAFLASNEAQMICGQFIVVDGGRSIVG from the coding sequence ATGTATCCGGAGTTGAGGGGAAAACATGCCCTGGTGACCGGCGCGGCGCGAGGATTTGGGCGGGCGATTGCGCTCCGTCTGGCGCGGGAGGGGGTCAAAGTGGTGGTGAATTATCGCCGCAGCATGAGTGACGCCAACAAGGTCGTGGAAGAGATAAAATCAGAAGGGGGCTGGGCGATTCCGATACGGGCTGATATCGGCAAAGAAGAATCACTCGACCGAATGTTTGAAGAAATCAAACAGGAGCTGGGATTTTTGGATATACTGGTCGCCAATGCCGCTTTTGGCGTTCCCGGCAATATGCTGGAGGCAACCCCGCATTACTGGGAGGTTACTTTGGCGTCCTCGGCTCGTTCGCTCCTTTCGATGACGCAGAGAATGATTCCGCTGATGCGGGATAACTGGGGGCGGATAGTCAGTATCAGCAGTGACGGCGGCCAGAAAGTGATACCGGGGTACGGCGTGGTCGGTCCGGCAAAAGCGGCTCTGGAATCGATTACCCGGGGACTGGCTTACGAGTTAGCCGGTCGGGGGGTACTGGTCAACGGCGTTCTTGCCGGTCTTGCCGATACGAAATCATCCCGCTCCATTCCCGGCGCCGATAAGGTTCTGGAGCATGCCAAATTCCATACACCGGCAGGCCGGATTGTGGAAGGGGAAGATATCGCCCGGGTGGTCGCCTTTCTCGCCTCCAATGAAGCCCAGATGATCTGCGGGCAGTTTATTGTGGTCGATGGGGGTCGCTCCATTGTCGGCTGA
- a CDS encoding DUF2892 domain-containing protein: protein MKKNIGNSDRTIRLILGSIIVIVGIVYGSWLGLIGLIPILTALVGWCPLYVPFGISTCRTKAVN from the coding sequence GTGAAGAAAAATATCGGCAATAGCGACCGCACCATAAGACTGATTCTGGGTTCTATCATCGTAATCGTTGGAATCGTCTATGGTAGCTGGCTCGGTCTGATAGGTCTGATTCCGATTTTGACCGCCCTGGTCGGGTGGTGTCCGCTGTATGTTCCGTTTGGAATTTCGACCTGCCGGACCAAAGCCGTTAACTAA
- a CDS encoding heavy metal-binding domain-containing protein produces MLVLTTPNIEGKNITKYFGLVSGEAILGANIFKDLFAGIRDIVGGRSQAYEKELRKAKEIAVQEMIRDAQNLGANAVIAVDLDYETLGNGSMLMVSVSGTAVLYE; encoded by the coding sequence ATGTTAGTTTTAACTACCCCCAATATTGAGGGAAAGAATATTACCAAATATTTCGGACTGGTAAGCGGTGAAGCGATTTTAGGGGCGAATATATTCAAAGACCTCTTTGCCGGCATCAGGGATATTGTCGGCGGCCGGTCGCAGGCGTATGAGAAGGAACTGCGCAAAGCCAAAGAGATCGCGGTGCAGGAGATGATTCGCGACGCGCAGAATCTGGGCGCCAATGCCGTCATCGCGGTTGACCTTGACTATGAAACTCTGGGGAACGGCAGTATGCTGATGGTTAGTGTCAGCGGAACCGCCGTCCTGTACGAATAA
- the mscL gene encoding large conductance mechanosensitive channel protein MscL: protein MFKEFKEFAMRGNVVDMAIGIIIGAAFGKIVTSVVNDILMPPIGLLMGKMDFSSLFINLSGTAYPSLAAAKEAGAATINYGAFLNTVIDFIIVAFVIFLLIKQMNRLKRQEVPAPAVATTKECPFCYSTIAIKATRCPSCTSELKS, encoded by the coding sequence ATGTTCAAGGAATTCAAAGAATTTGCCATGCGCGGCAATGTCGTCGACATGGCAATCGGTATTATCATCGGCGCCGCCTTCGGCAAGATTGTGACGTCGGTGGTCAATGATATCTTAATGCCGCCGATTGGGCTATTGATGGGTAAGATGGACTTTTCCAGCCTTTTTATCAATCTGTCGGGCACGGCTTATCCGTCTCTGGCGGCGGCGAAAGAGGCCGGCGCGGCGACTATCAACTACGGCGCCTTTCTCAACACGGTTATCGATTTCATCATAGTCGCTTTTGTAATATTCCTGCTAATCAAACAGATGAATCGTCTGAAACGGCAGGAAGTCCCGGCGCCGGCCGTTGCCACTACCAAGGAGTGCCCGTTCTGCTATTCGACTATCGCCATCAAGGCAACCCGCTGCCCCAGTTGTACGTCGGAATTAAAATCTTAA
- a CDS encoding manganese efflux pump MntP family protein has translation MNFVTILGVAFGLAMDAFAVAIAVGSRLERPAFRPFFRLSFHFGLFQFLMPILGWLAGSQVAPLIEDWDHWIAFGLLLFIGGKMIKESLQNQKERIGYADPTRRWSLVILSIATSIDALAVGLSLALLNIRIWTASVIIGLVAASMTLIGLYCGKYLSERFERVSSFLGGIILLAIGIRILISHLT, from the coding sequence ATGAATTTTGTTACGATTCTGGGAGTCGCCTTCGGGCTGGCTATGGATGCTTTTGCGGTGGCAATCGCGGTAGGGTCACGTCTGGAGCGTCCCGCTTTCCGTCCGTTCTTTCGTCTCTCCTTTCACTTTGGGCTCTTTCAGTTCCTGATGCCGATACTGGGATGGCTTGCCGGCAGCCAGGTCGCCCCATTGATTGAAGACTGGGACCACTGGATAGCCTTCGGGCTGCTTCTGTTTATCGGCGGGAAAATGATAAAGGAATCGCTGCAGAATCAGAAAGAGCGCATCGGCTATGCCGACCCGACCCGCCGATGGTCGCTGGTGATATTGTCGATTGCGACCAGTATCGACGCCCTGGCGGTGGGATTGAGCCTGGCGCTTCTTAATATTCGGATTTGGACCGCTTCGGTAATAATCGGTCTGGTGGCGGCATCAATGACCCTCATCGGGTTATATTGCGGAAAATACTTGAGCGAGAGATTTGAAAGGGTAAGCAGCTTTCTGGGGGGAATAATTCTTCTGGCGATAGGCATCAGGATTCTGATAAGCCATCTGACATAA
- a CDS encoding ORF6N domain-containing protein gives MSIDTNSVIKVEHIGELIIFVRGQKVILDSLLANMYGVQTKSLLRAVRRNMERFPEDFMFQLTEVETEDLRCHNGTSKARGGRRYLPYVFAEQGVAILSSVLRSPRAIKVNIEIMRAFVRLRQILLSHADLARKIDRLEKKYDAQFRVIFDAIRELVTPPKAEKRSIGFRD, from the coding sequence GTGAGTATCGATACAAATTCAGTAATTAAGGTCGAGCATATTGGAGAACTAATCATTTTCGTCCGGGGCCAAAAAGTAATTCTGGATAGTCTGCTCGCGAATATGTACGGCGTGCAGACCAAATCACTTTTAAGAGCTGTCCGACGTAATATGGAAAGATTTCCTGAAGACTTCATGTTCCAGCTGACCGAAGTTGAGACCGAGGATTTGAGGTGCCATAATGGTACCTCAAAGGCCCGTGGGGGACGTCGGTATCTTCCCTATGTTTTTGCGGAACAAGGAGTTGCAATTCTCTCCAGCGTTCTTCGGAGTCCGCGGGCAATCAAAGTAAATATTGAAATAATGCGAGCTTTCGTGAGACTTCGACAGATTCTACTTTCGCATGCCGATTTAGCGAGAAAGATTGACCGGTTGGAGAAAAAATATGATGCCCAGTTCCGGGTTATATTCGACGCCATCAGAGAATTGGTGACACCGCCCAAGGCAGAGAAGCGGTCGATAGGATTTCGCGACTGA
- the pruA gene encoding L-glutamate gamma-semialdehyde dehydrogenase, with protein sequence MGNYRVPVPSNEPVYSYAPGTTEREQLIKAIGELKKTKFDIPMVIGGKDIRVGTPVKITAPHNHALELGQYYQGGKSEVQGAIEAALKARPLWAALPWEERAAIFLKAADLLAGPYRYIMNAATMLGHSKNVFQAEIDAVCELVDFFRFNVYYTQVIYDVQPENAKGIWDRLDYRPLEGFVFAVTPFNFVSIGGNLPTAPAIMGNTVVWKPASSVVYTAHFIMRILREAGLPEGVINLVTARGADVGEIILKSEHLAGIHFTGSTGVFQGMWRTVGENIARYKTYPRIVGETGGKDFIFMHNSGDIDETVTAMTRGAFEYQGQKCSAASRAYIPKSLWPRFKERFLADMKQIKMGDVEDFSNFMNAIIDKGAFDTIVEYIEYAKKSNEAEIIWGGNYDSSKGYFIEPTTVVTTNPHFRLMEEEIFGPVLTIFVYDDDKFEETLVLCDKTSPYALTGAIFAKDRRVINLTMKALRNAAGNFYINDKPTGAVVGQQPFGGSRASGTNDKAGSLLNMIRWTSPRAIKENFVPPKDFRYPFMF encoded by the coding sequence ATGGGAAATTATAGAGTGCCGGTTCCCTCCAATGAGCCGGTCTATTCATATGCCCCCGGCACCACCGAGCGGGAGCAGTTGATAAAGGCGATCGGTGAACTGAAGAAGACCAAGTTCGATATCCCGATGGTAATCGGCGGAAAGGATATCCGGGTGGGCACGCCGGTGAAAATCACCGCGCCGCATAATCATGCCCTGGAACTGGGGCAGTACTATCAGGGCGGCAAGAGCGAAGTTCAAGGGGCGATTGAAGCCGCGCTGAAAGCCCGTCCGCTCTGGGCGGCCCTTCCCTGGGAGGAGCGCGCCGCAATCTTTCTGAAAGCGGCGGACCTTCTGGCCGGACCGTATCGCTATATCATGAACGCCGCCACCATGCTGGGGCATAGTAAAAATGTTTTCCAGGCGGAAATTGACGCCGTCTGTGAGCTGGTCGATTTCTTCCGATTCAATGTCTATTACACGCAGGTGATTTATGACGTCCAGCCGGAGAATGCCAAAGGAATCTGGGACCGACTTGATTACCGTCCGCTGGAAGGATTTGTCTTCGCCGTAACCCCCTTCAATTTTGTCTCCATCGGCGGCAATCTTCCGACCGCGCCGGCGATTATGGGAAATACGGTAGTCTGGAAGCCGGCCTCATCGGTTGTTTACACGGCGCATTTCATAATGAGAATCCTGCGTGAGGCCGGTCTGCCCGAGGGAGTCATCAATCTGGTAACGGCGCGGGGGGCTGATGTCGGCGAAATTATTCTGAAAAGCGAACACCTGGCGGGAATTCATTTCACCGGAAGCACCGGCGTCTTTCAGGGCATGTGGCGAACGGTGGGCGAGAATATCGCCCGGTACAAGACCTATCCCCGGATTGTCGGCGAAACCGGCGGAAAGGATTTTATCTTCATGCATAATTCCGGCGATATTGATGAGACTGTCACCGCCATGACCCGCGGCGCCTTTGAATATCAGGGGCAAAAATGCTCGGCGGCGTCGCGCGCCTATATCCCCAAATCGCTCTGGCCCCGATTCAAAGAGCGATTTCTTGCCGATATGAAACAGATAAAGATGGGGGATGTCGAGGACTTTAGCAACTTCATGAACGCTATCATCGATAAAGGCGCCTTTGATACCATTGTTGAATATATCGAGTACGCCAAGAAATCCAACGAGGCGGAAATAATCTGGGGCGGCAATTACGACAGCAGCAAGGGATATTTTATCGAGCCAACCACGGTGGTTACTACCAATCCCCATTTTCGGTTGATGGAAGAAGAGATTTTTGGGCCGGTGCTTACCATCTTTGTGTATGATGACGATAAATTCGAGGAGACCCTGGTGCTCTGCGATAAGACGTCGCCATACGCCCTGACCGGCGCTATCTTCGCCAAGGACCGGAGAGTTATCAATCTGACGATGAAAGCGCTTCGCAATGCCGCCGGCAATTTCTATATCAACGATAAGCCGACCGGCGCCGTGGTGGGACAGCAGCCTTTTGGCGGAAGCCGCGCTTCCGGAACCAATGACAAAGCCGGGTCGCTTCTCAACATGATTCGCTGGACCTCCCCGCGGGCAATCAAAGAGAATTTTGTCCCGCCGAAAGATTTCCGGTATCCTTTCATGTTCTGA
- a CDS encoding ferritin family protein, which produces MMDIFEFAMKMEQDGQAFYEKMAGQSANAALKNILQDLAHDEVKHYNIFKRFRDGDFSAASEMQSSSKVFQRAKNVFESIAAKKDFKEFPTDVVAAWKKAQEIEKKSEDFYREKAASAENEKARKTIMLIADEEHKHWALIENVLQFLERPKQWLEDAEWNNLDRY; this is translated from the coding sequence ATGATGGATATATTTGAATTTGCGATGAAGATGGAGCAGGACGGGCAAGCTTTTTATGAGAAAATGGCGGGGCAGTCGGCGAATGCCGCCCTGAAGAATATCCTGCAGGACCTGGCGCACGATGAGGTCAAGCATTACAATATTTTCAAGCGGTTTCGTGACGGCGACTTTTCGGCCGCCTCGGAGATGCAGAGCTCATCCAAGGTATTCCAGCGGGCTAAGAATGTCTTTGAGTCGATAGCGGCAAAGAAAGATTTCAAGGAATTCCCGACCGATGTGGTCGCGGCCTGGAAAAAGGCGCAGGAGATAGAGAAAAAATCGGAAGATTTCTATCGGGAGAAAGCGGCCTCGGCGGAGAACGAAAAAGCGCGGAAGACTATTATGCTGATTGCCGACGAAGAGCATAAGCATTGGGCGCTGATAGAAAATGTTCTGCAGTTTCTGGAGCGACCGAAGCAGTGGCTGGAAGATGCCGAATGGAATAACCTCGACCGATATTGA
- a CDS encoding M3 family oligoendopeptidase, with amino-acid sequence MNSQIVTASDVAAKAPRWDLESVFPGGSSSREYLAFSAAIAKDLKAMESRIDRLPSKLNSASRATWTDFIVKIQEMMARIGQAGSFVHCLISQDVSDEKAHQLYGDIDLYRSQFQKLLVKLEAFAKAQNDKEWKKLTEEKKLEKSGFFLNELREIAKMKMPPEFEAFAAELAVNGYHAWNRLYDKMYGDLRGDFSENGTVKELSLGQLANKMNSADREIRRQAFRKIEQAWESRANLASMALNFQAGYRLTLYDKRKWKSPLLEPLLNSRIKEKTLEAMWSAVEKGAPKLQKYINAKKKILGIDKFCWYDQSAPVGKSSTVYPFDEAADFIIENFRDFSAEMADFSRMAIDKRWVEAQDRPGKAGGGYCTTLEVSKESRIFMTWGGGFGDVGTLAHELGHAYHHFVLKDYPMFAAVYPMTLAETASIFNEFLVTDAALAKSNDPQEKLMLLDQKLQNAHALLCNIYARFLFDRSFYEERKKGLVSRSRLDELMVAAQKKAFVGTLDPNEGHHPLFWASKLHFFMTDAPFYNFPYTFGYLFAGGVYNRAKEEGASFAKKYHALLADTGMMTSEKVARKHLGVDITKEDFWSEAVNRVLADIEPFVKLAS; translated from the coding sequence ATGAATTCTCAGATTGTCACCGCATCTGATGTCGCCGCCAAAGCCCCCCGCTGGGACCTGGAATCTGTTTTCCCCGGCGGAAGCAGCTCCAGAGAATATCTGGCTTTCAGCGCCGCTATAGCCAAAGACCTGAAGGCGATGGAATCCAGGATCGACCGTCTCCCGTCCAAACTGAACAGCGCCAGCCGCGCCACCTGGACTGATTTTATTGTCAAGATTCAGGAGATGATGGCTCGTATCGGTCAGGCCGGCTCCTTTGTGCATTGCCTTATCAGTCAGGATGTCAGTGACGAGAAAGCGCATCAACTTTATGGGGATATCGACCTCTATCGCTCCCAGTTTCAAAAACTGCTGGTAAAACTGGAGGCATTCGCCAAGGCGCAGAACGACAAAGAATGGAAAAAGTTGACCGAAGAGAAGAAGCTCGAAAAGTCCGGCTTCTTTCTTAATGAACTTCGCGAAATCGCCAAGATGAAGATGCCTCCCGAGTTTGAGGCATTTGCTGCGGAACTGGCGGTTAACGGCTACCATGCCTGGAACCGTCTGTACGACAAAATGTACGGCGACCTGCGGGGCGACTTTTCCGAGAACGGCACGGTCAAAGAGCTATCGCTCGGACAGCTGGCTAATAAGATGAATTCTGCCGACCGCGAAATTCGCCGGCAGGCGTTTCGCAAAATCGAGCAAGCCTGGGAATCGCGGGCAAATCTGGCATCAATGGCGCTCAATTTCCAGGCGGGATACCGTCTGACTCTCTACGACAAACGGAAATGGAAATCGCCGCTTCTGGAGCCGCTTCTCAACAGCCGCATCAAAGAGAAAACCCTCGAGGCGATGTGGTCGGCGGTCGAGAAAGGGGCGCCGAAATTGCAGAAATATATCAATGCTAAAAAGAAAATTCTCGGTATCGATAAGTTCTGCTGGTATGACCAGAGCGCGCCGGTCGGAAAATCAAGCACGGTCTATCCTTTTGATGAAGCGGCCGATTTCATAATCGAAAACTTCCGCGATTTCAGCGCTGAAATGGCTGATTTTTCGCGAATGGCAATTGATAAGCGATGGGTCGAGGCGCAGGACCGTCCCGGCAAGGCCGGCGGCGGATACTGCACCACGCTCGAGGTCAGCAAGGAGAGCCGGATATTTATGACCTGGGGAGGCGGATTCGGTGATGTCGGCACGCTGGCGCATGAACTGGGGCATGCCTATCACCACTTTGTGCTGAAAGATTACCCGATGTTTGCCGCGGTCTATCCGATGACTCTTGCCGAGACCGCCTCGATATTCAACGAATTTCTGGTCACCGATGCCGCCCTTGCCAAATCGAACGACCCGCAGGAGAAATTGATGCTTCTCGACCAGAAACTGCAGAACGCCCATGCTCTTCTTTGCAATATCTACGCCCGTTTCCTTTTCGACCGCTCTTTCTATGAGGAACGGAAAAAAGGGCTGGTCAGCCGGAGCCGTCTGGATGAACTGATGGTGGCGGCGCAGAAGAAGGCGTTTGTTGGAACGCTTGACCCGAATGAGGGACATCATCCCTTATTCTGGGCTTCCAAACTCCATTTCTTTATGACCGATGCTCCGTTTTATAATTTCCCGTATACCTTCGGGTATCTCTTTGCCGGCGGGGTTTATAACCGGGCAAAAGAAGAGGGAGCGTCATTTGCGAAAAAATATCATGCTCTTCTGGCCGATACCGGCATGATGACCAGCGAGAAAGTGGCGAGAAAACATCTCGGTGTTGATATCACGAAAGAAGATTTCTGGAGCGAGGCGGTGAACCGCGTCCTTGCCGACATCGAGCCGTTTGTGAAGCTGGCTTCGTAG
- the cydB gene encoding cytochrome d ubiquinol oxidase subunit II, whose product MNFSFDLNSIWFMLVGVLFTGYAVLDGFDLGVGALHLFTRTDEHRRIMLNSIGPVWDGNEVWLVTGGGALFAAFPMVYATAFSGFYMALMLLLFALIFRAVAIEFRSKQTMKWWRNLWDVSFSVSSIVSGLLLGVAMGNIALGIPLDAEHEFAGTFFGLLNPYALVVGITTVALFMMHGAIYVVLKTEGELHEKVRGWVNNTIIFFVICYVATTMITLLYVPHMTEYIKTHPVLFIVPFLNMLAVANIPREIYHRRDFRAFLSSCCAMMALLALFGIGMFPYLIYSQPFPENSLDIYNAASSQKTLGIMLIIAGIGMPLVLAYTTAVYRIFRGKVKLEPTSY is encoded by the coding sequence ATGAATTTCAGTTTTGATTTGAATTCTATCTGGTTTATGCTGGTCGGCGTCCTTTTCACCGGCTACGCGGTGCTGGACGGTTTCGACCTCGGCGTGGGGGCATTGCATCTCTTTACCCGGACAGATGAACATCGGCGGATAATGCTGAACTCCATCGGGCCGGTCTGGGACGGCAACGAAGTCTGGCTGGTGACCGGCGGCGGGGCGCTATTTGCGGCCTTTCCGATGGTCTATGCCACCGCATTTTCCGGTTTCTATATGGCGCTGATGCTGCTTCTTTTCGCGCTGATTTTCCGCGCCGTGGCGATTGAATTCCGAAGCAAGCAGACGATGAAATGGTGGCGCAATCTCTGGGATGTCAGTTTCAGCGTCAGCTCGATTGTTTCGGGGCTTCTGCTGGGAGTGGCGATGGGGAATATCGCGCTGGGAATTCCGCTTGATGCCGAGCATGAATTCGCCGGGACTTTTTTCGGACTGCTGAATCCGTATGCATTAGTTGTCGGGATAACAACGGTCGCTCTTTTTATGATGCACGGGGCGATTTATGTCGTGCTTAAAACGGAAGGGGAACTTCACGAGAAAGTCCGCGGCTGGGTGAATAATACGATAATATTTTTTGTTATCTGCTATGTCGCCACGACGATGATTACGCTTCTGTATGTCCCGCATATGACGGAGTATATCAAGACGCATCCGGTGCTTTTTATCGTGCCGTTTCTGAATATGCTGGCGGTGGCAAATATTCCGCGCGAGATTTATCATCGGCGCGATTTCCGGGCGTTTCTGTCCTCCTGTTGCGCCATGATGGCGCTTCTGGCGCTTTTTGGTATCGGGATGTTCCCGTACCTTATCTATTCCCAACCGTTCCCGGAGAACAGCCTCGATATTTACAATGCGGCGTCATCGCAGAAGACGCTGGGGATAATGCTGATTATCGCCGGTATCGGGATGCCGCTGGTGCTTGCGTACACAACGGCGGTATACCGGATATTCCGGGGGAAAGTGAAACTGGAGCCGACGAGTTATTGA